The nucleotide sequence GGGTGCCCTTGCCCCACCAGCCGGCCTGCTCACGGTCGCCCGCGAGGACGACGGCGACGCGGCGCGGCTGGTGCGGCAGCGCGGCGTTGAGCCCGGCGATCTCCTCGTCGGTGGGACGGCGGTCGACGGGGAGGGTGGCCGCGGCCGGCTCGTGGCCGGTGGCGCGGAAGACCAGGCCCGTCTCGAAGAGCGCGAGGTCGTGCTCGCCGCGCCCGGCGTTGCGGCGCAGCGCGCCGAGCAGCCCGGGCAGCAGCGTCGTACGGAGCGCGGGCTCGGCGTCGGAGAGCGGGTTGACCAGCCGGACCAGATCGCGCCGCGGGTCGTCCGCGGCCAGCCCGAACTGGTCGAGGGCCTCCTCGCCGATGAACGGGTAGTTCAGCGCCTCGACGTAGCCGGCTCCGGCCAGCGCCCGGCCGACCCGCCGGTGCAGCCGCTGACGCTCGGTCAGCCCGCGCCCGGCGGGCGGCCGGGGCAGCGTCGAGGGGAGGTTCTCGTACCCCTCGAGCCGGATGACCTCCTCGGCCAGGTCGTTGGGGTCGGTGAGGTCGGGCCGCCAGCTCGGGACGGTGACCGTGAGGTCGTCGGCGCCGTAGACATCGCAGCCGATCTGCTGCAGCCGGCGCACCACGGTCTCGCGGCCGTAGGACACCCCCGCGACCTTGTCCGGGTGGTCGGCGGGCAGCGTGATGGTGTGCGGTGCGCTGGGCGCGATGATCTCGGTGACGCCCACCTCGGCGGTGCCGCCCGCGAGCAGCACCAGCAGGTCGACGGTGCGCTGCGCCGCCGCCGAGGTGGCCTCGGGGTCGACACCGCGCTCGAACCGCCGGGACGCCTCGGAGGACAGCTTGTGGCGGCGGGCGGTGCGGGCGACCGAGACGGGGGCGAAGTGGGCCGCCTCGATGACGACCTCGGTGGTGCCCGCCACCTGGCCGGTCTCCGCGTCGGCGGTGGCGTCCGCGATCTCGGTGTTGGCGCCGCCCATGACACCGGCGAGGCCGATGGGCCCGCTCTCGTCGGTGATGACGAGGTCCTCGGCGTCCAGAACGCGCTGGGTGCCGTCGAGGGTGGTGAGCTTCTCGCCCGGCTGAGCGCGGCGCACGCCGATCGTCCCGTTGATCCGGGAGCGGTCGTAGGCGTGCAGCGGCTGGCCCAGTTCGAGCATCACGTAGTTGGTGATGTCGACCGCGAGCGAGACCGGGCGCATCCCGGCCTTCTGCAGCCGGCGCTCGAGCCAGATCGGGGAGTGCGCCTCGGGGTCGAGCCCGGTGACGGTGCGGGCGGTGAAGCGGTCGCAGCCGATCGGGTCGGTGACCTGGACGGGGTAGCCGTGGCTGCTCGGCGCGGGCACGTCGATCAGGGCCGGGTCGCGCAGCGGCAGCTCGTAGGCGGTCGCGGTCTCACGGGCGACACCGCGCATCGACAGGCAGTAGCCCCGGTCCGGGGTGACGGCGATGTCGAGGACCTCGTCGACCAGCTCCAGCAGCTCGATGGCGTCGGTGCCGACCTCGTACTCCGGCGGCAGGACGATGATGCCGTCGTGATCGTCGGACATGCCCAGCTCGCTGGCGGAGCAGATCATGCCCTCGGAGGTCTTGCCGTAGGTCTTGCGCGCGGAGATCGCGAAGCCGCCGGGCAGTTCGGCGCCGGGCAGCACGACCACGACCTTGTCGCCGACGGCGAAGTTCCGGGCTCCGCAGACGATGTTCTGCGGCTCACCGGTGCCGTTGGCCCGGCCGACGTCCACGGTGCAGAAGCGGATCGGCTTCTTGAAGCCCTCCAGCTCCTCGATGGTCAGCACCTGCCCGACGACCAGGGGGCCCTTGAGGCCGGCGCCGAGCTGCTCGACCGTCTCGACCTCGAGCCCGGCCGAGACGAGTTTGGCCTGTACGTCACGGCCGGTCTCACCGGCGGGCAGGTCGACGTACTCCCGCAGCCAAGAAAGCGGGACCCGCATCAGATCTCCATCCCGAAGGGCCGGGTGAAGCGCACATCACCCTCGACCATGTCTCGCATGTCTTCCACGTTGTGCCGGAACATCAGCATCCGCTCGATGCCGAAGCCGAAGGCGAAGCCGCTGTACTTGTCCGGATCGACACCGCAGGCGATGAGCACCCGCGGGTTGACCATCCCGCAGCCGCCCAGCTCGATCCAGCCCTCGCTGGAGCAGGTGCGGCAGGGCCGGTCCGGGTTGCCCACGGACTCGCCCCGGCACACGTAGCAGAGCATGTCCATCTCGGCGGACGGCTCGGTGAACGGGAAGAAGTTCGGCCGCAGCCGGGTGGTCATGCCCTCCCCGAACAGCGCCCGCACCATGTGGTCGAGCGTGCCCTTGAGGTCGGCCATGGTCAGGCCCTCGTCGATGGCGAGCAGCTCGACCTGGTTGAAGACGGGGGTGTGGGTGGCGTCCAGCTCATCGGTGCGGAAGGTGCGGCCCGGGCAGATCACATAGATGGGCGGCTCGCGGTCGATCATCGACCGGATCTGCACCGGCGAGGTGTGGGTGCGCAGCACCACACCGGAGGACTCGCCGTCCTTCGCGCCGCGCACGAAGAAGGTGTCCTGCATCTCGCGGGCGGGGTGGTCGGGCGGGAAGTTGAGCGCGTCGAAGTTGAACCACTCGGCCTCCACTTCGGGGCCCTCGGCGACCTCGTAGCCCATCGCGACGAAGACGTCCTCGATGCGCTCGGAGAGCGTGGTGATCGGGTGGCGGGCGCCGGCCGGGGTGCGGTCGTACGGCAGGGTGACGTCCACCGCCTCCTCGACCAGCACCCGGGCGTCACGCTCCGCCTCGAGCTCCTCCTGCCGGGCCTTCAGCGCCTGGTTGACCTGGCCGCGCGCCTGGCCGACGCGCTTGCCCGCGTCCGCCTTGGCGTGCGGTGGCAGGGCGCCGATCTCGCGGTTGGCGAGCGCGAGGGGTGAGCGGTCGCCGGTGTGGGCGACCTTCACCTCGCGCAGCGCCTCGAGGTCCCCGGCGGCGGCGAGGGCGGCGAGCGCCTCGTCCCGCCTGCGGGCGATCTCTTCCGGTTTCAGTGCCTCGACCTCGACAGGGTCGTACGACTTATTGGGTGCCGACATCTCTTCCCGTACTTCCGAATTGTCCCCCAGCTACCGCTGGGAGGTGCCACCCGGCTGCGCGACCCCGGCTCGACTGGCTGCGACCGCTGCGCCCCGTGCAAGGGACGCCAAAGGTGCCAAAGCCCGAGTCTAAGGGGCGCGGGAGGGGTGTTGTTCCGGGGGACGCCGCTCGGCGGCCGCCGCGCGGGGTCCGCCCCGTGCCGGAGAAGCCCGCGGGCGGCTCAGGCCAGATAGGCCGGGGTGCCCACGGGCAGGATAAATCGGAACTCCGCGCCGCCGCCGCGGGCCCGGTCGACGGTGATCGTCCCGCCGTGCGCCTCGACGATGCCCTTGACGATGTAGAGCCCGAGGCCGGTGCCGCCGCGCTTGCTGCCCCGCCAGAAGCGGGTGAAGACACGGCTCATCGACTCCTCCGGGATACCGGGGCCTTCGTCGCTCACGGTGACGGCGGTCCTTTCGACAGGGGGGCCCTCCACGACCGGCTTGGCCGGTGTCGCGGGCGCTATATCAATGGTGACCGTTCCCTCGCCGTGGCGCACCGCGTTTTCCAGCAGGTTGCCCAGCACCTGATCGATCTTGTCCGGATCGGCCCACAGCCTGGGCAGCGGCCCCCTGGCCCTGATCAGGAACCGCTCGGCGGTGTGCCCGGCCGCGGTGAGCGCCTGCACATGGCGGCGGACGGCGGCGGCGAGGTCGACCGGCTGGCGGCGCACCTCCAGGCGGCCGGAGTCGATCCGGGAGATGTCCAGCAGCTCGGCGATCAGCCGGGTGACCCGGTTGGCGTCGGCGTCGACGGTCTCCAGCATCAGCCGCTTCTGGTCGTCGGTGAACCGCTCCCATTTGGCCAGCAGGGTGGCCGTGAACCCCTTCACGGACGTCAGCGGCGAGCGCAGCTCATGGGCGACGGTCGCGATCAGCTCGGCATGGCTGCGCTCGGTACGGCGGCGGGCCTCGGTGCCGCGCAGGCAGACCACCACCCGGCGCACCGGTCCGGTCGGCCGCTCGCGCACATAGCGGGCCGAGACGAGCACCTCGCGCCCGCCCGGCAGCAGCAGATTCCGCTCGGGCTGACCGGCCCGGATGGCCAGCCCTCCATACGGATCGGTCAGCGCCCACCAGCGCCGGCCGTCCAGGTCCTCTAACGGCAGGGCCACCTCGAGCCGGCGGCCGATCGCGTCCGCGGGGTCGGTGGCGGTGATCCGGGCCGCCGCCGCGTTGAAGCACGTGACCAGGCCGGTCTCATCGGCCACCACCAGGCCGTCGGGCAGATCGTCGGGATGCGGCGCGAATCCGTCCGGCGCGCCGCCGGGCAGGCCGGGGCCCGCCCCGGTGGACGAGAGGTCGCGCCCCCCGCCGAGCGGCCCTGTTCCGGGCGGCCCTGCTCCGGGCGCATGGGCGTCGGCCGCCCTGGCGCCGGAGGTCCTGACGTCCATCCCCACACCCCCTCCCAGAGGGGGCAACCCTACTAGGTCGATGTGACGGAGCGGCACCCTGCGGGAGCGCGCTGCGCACGAGCGGAGGCATAGAGGCACACGGCGGCGGCCGTGGCGAGATTGAGGCTCTCGGCCCTGCCGTGAATCGGAACGCGCACCACCTCGTCCGCGAGTGCGCGGGTAGCCTCCGGCAGGCCCCATGCCTCATTGCCGAAGATCCAGGCGGTGGGGGCGCCCAGCAGCCCGTCGTCCAGCTCGGAGTCCAGGTCCCGCTCCCCCGCCCCGTCCGCGGCCAGCACCCGCGCCCCGGCCTCCCGCAGCCCGCTCACCGCGCGCTCGACGGGCACCCCGACGGCGACGGGGAGATGGAAGAGGGAGCCGACGGATGCGCGTACGGCCTTGGGGTTGTAGGGGTCCACGGAGGCGTCCGTCAGCACCACGGCGTCCGCCCCGGCGGCATCGGCGCACCGCAGCACGGTCCCGGCGTTGCCGGGGTCGCGGACGTTCGCGAGGACGGCGACGAGCCTCGGCCGGGCGCGCAGGATCTCCTCGAACGGCGAGTCGAGGAAGCGGCACAGCCCGACGACGCCCTGGGGGGTGACGGTGTCGGACATCTCCGCGATGACCTCGTCGGACGCGGTGAGGACGGGAAGGTTCGCGGCGCGGGCGGCGGCGAGGATGTCCGCGTGGCGCTCGGCGGCCTCGGGGGTTGCGTACACCTCCACGAGGTGCGCGATGGCCTCCCGTACGGCCTGCGGCCCCTCGACGATGAACCGCCGCTCCTTCCCGCGGAAGCTGCGCTTGGCAAGCCGCCGGGCGGCGGTGACACGCGGCGATCGCAGGGACGTCAACTCGGGGGTCGCCATGGGGTGCGATGCGCTTTCTCGTGCGGTGTGTGGTGGTGGCGCGGGGCGGATTTCCCCCACCCCGCCCCTCCCCGAAACCGGGGACAGGCCCCCGGGCCCCGGGGAACGGCGGCAGCCGGGGCCGCCTTGGCCGCGCCGCCCGGCCGGGCGGCGCCGGGCGCCCCCGCGGACCGGGTCCGGCCCGTCCGGGCGGCGGCCACGCGCCGAGCCGGGCGGCCGACGCGGAGCCAGGTTGTGGGCAATCGTTCCGCAGGACGGAGACAGTCCGGTTGCGGGCAATCGCCCTGCGGGGCGGGGCACGCCCGGTTGTGGGCGATCGTTCCGCCGGGGGCACCTCCCAGCGGTAGCTGGGGGAGGAACGGGTGGGCACAACCCGGCCACCGGCCCGCGTCCGGCAACGCCCCCCCAGGGGCACCGACATACGCGGACCCGCAGGTACGCGTTCACCTGCGGGTCCGTGGCGTACAGCTCAGCGCAGCGGTTACGCGGCCTTCGGCGCGTTGACGTCGCTCGGCAGCGCCTTCTGCGCCGCCTCGACCAGCGCGGCGAACGCACCGGCGTCGTTGACCGCGAGGTCGGCCAGGATCTTGCGGTCCACCTCGATGTTGGCGGCCTTCAGACCCTGGATGAAGCGGTTGTACGTCATGCCGTTGGCGCGGGCAGCGGCGTTGATGCGCTGGATCCACAGCTGCCGGAAGTCGCCCTTGCGCTTCTTGCGGTCGTTGTAGTTGTAGACCAGAGAGTGGGTGACCTGCTCCTTGGCCTTGCGGTACAGGCGGGAGCGCTGGCCCCGGTAGCCGCTGGCCTGCTCGAGGATCGCCCGGCGCTTCTTGTGGGCGTTGACTGCCCGCTTGACGCGTGCCACTTGTTAACTCCTTGTACGGGGCCGCGGGTGACTCACGCGGCCCGGAAACGAATAGGTCCCGGTCTGGCGCTCGCCCCGCCGAAGCGGGGCGGGGCGTCACTTGCCGAGAAGCTTCTTGATCTTCTTGGCGTCGGCGGGGGCCATCTCGACCTTTCCGGCCAGGCGGCGCGTCAGCGTGGACGGCTTGTGCTCGAGAAGGTGGCGGCGACCGGCGCGCTGGCGCACCACCTTGCCGGAGCCGGTGAGCTTGAAGCGCTTGCTGGCACCGCTGTGCGTCTTGTTCTTCGGCATGTCGCCGTACTCTCCTCGTCGGGACGCCTCCGCGGTTCTGCACGCGGAAGCGTCATGTGTTTCGGTTGGTGTCCGGAGCCGTTCGGCCCCGGGCGGGCGGTCGAGGCTCGCGCCTCTCAATCACGCCTCGGCGGGCTCCTCGGCAGGCTCCTCGACGGACGCGTCCGGGGACTGGTCCAGATGAGGAATTCCCTGGCGCTCCGCCTTGCGGGCGGCCTGCGCCTCGCGGGCTTCGGCCATCGCCTCGGTCTTCTTCTTGTGCGGACCGAGAACCATGATCATGTTTCGGCCGTCCTGCTTCGGGTTGGACTCCACGAAGCCCAGGTCCTGGACGTCCTCGGCGAGCCGCTGCAACAGCCGGTAGCCGAGCTCGGGCCGGGACTGCTCACGGCCACGGAACATGATCGTGATCTTGACCTTGTCGCCCTGCTTGAGGAACCGGACGACGTGACCCTTCTTGGTGTCATAGTCGTGCGGGTCGATCTTCGGCCGGAGCTTCATCTCCTTGATGACCGTGTGCGCCTGGTTCTTGCGCGCTTCACGGGCCTTCATGGCCGACTCGTATTTGAACTTTCCGTAGTCCATGAGCTTGCAGACCGGCGGGCGAGCGGTCGCCGCCACCTCGACGAGGTCGAGGTCGTACTCCTGCGCAAGCTCCAGGGCCTTGGCAAGCGGCACGATGCCGACCTGCTCGCCACTGGGACCGACGAGTCGCACCTCGGGGACGCGAATCCGGTCGTTGATGCGGGGCTCGGCGCTGATGGATCCTCCTCGGTTGCACCACGCGACCGTCTGGCGGACTGCCGCGTAACGTCTGTTTCGGTATGACCACCGCGCCGTAACGCACAAAACGCCCCGACGGGTACACAGGCGGGGCTCCTCATTGACCGGGAGCACCGCCGCGATATCACCGCGGGGCGCAGCCTGACCGATGACCTGCCGGCCCGGGGGGTCGGAAGGTGGGAGCTGGGGAGCCTCCACTTGTGGGCCGGACACACACGTGACCGGCCGGTCATTTATCTACGATACCAGGACCGGGCCGGGATGCTCATCCGGTGCGCTCTAAGCGTCAGCCCCGTCCCCTGTTCCCCGGCGTTCCCCGGCGTTCCCCTGCGTGCCCCGGCGTTCCTGTGAACTCACCCGCCCCGTGCGTACGGCGCCGGGCGGCCGCCTAGGCTGGGGCCCACCATCCCTCAGGAAGTGAGCCCCGACCACTATGAGCGACGCCAACGCCGGGCAGCCGCCGGCCCCCGACTTCGACCGGATGACCCGGGACATCGCGGATGTGCCCGCGGTCGAGGTGATCACCACGGTCGCGGTGCACCTGATGAGCGCCGCCGCGGTCAACCTGGGCCTGGCCGAGGAGGGCCCCCAGCACAAGGATCTGGACGAGGCGCGGAAGCTGATCAACGCCCTGGCGGGGCTGGTCACGGCCAGCGCCACGGAGATCAGCTCCTTCCACGCCGCTCCGCTGCGGGACGGCCTGAAGTCCCTGCAACTCGCCTTCCGCGAGGCGTCGGTGGTGCCGGACGAGCCGGGACAGGGGCCCGGCGAGAAGTTCACCGGCCCGGTCTTCGGCTGACCCCCGGAGGGCACGAGCCGCTCGGGAGCCCGTACGCCCTCG is from Streptomyces hygroscopicus and encodes:
- a CDS encoding translation initiation factor IF-3: MPLAKALELAQEYDLDLVEVAATARPPVCKLMDYGKFKYESAMKAREARKNQAHTVIKEMKLRPKIDPHDYDTKKGHVVRFLKQGDKVKITIMFRGREQSRPELGYRLLQRLAEDVQDLGFVESNPKQDGRNMIMVLGPHKKKTEAMAEAREAQAARKAERQGIPHLDQSPDASVEEPAEEPAEA
- a CDS encoding 50S ribosomal protein L35 gives rise to the protein MPKNKTHSGASKRFKLTGSGKVVRQRAGRRHLLEHKPSTLTRRLAGKVEMAPADAKKIKKLLGK
- a CDS encoding phenylalanyl-tRNA synthetase subunit beta: MRVPLSWLREYVDLPAGETGRDVQAKLVSAGLEVETVEQLGAGLKGPLVVGQVLTIEELEGFKKPIRFCTVDVGRANGTGEPQNIVCGARNFAVGDKVVVVLPGAELPGGFAISARKTYGKTSEGMICSASELGMSDDHDGIIVLPPEYEVGTDAIELLELVDEVLDIAVTPDRGYCLSMRGVARETATAYELPLRDPALIDVPAPSSHGYPVQVTDPIGCDRFTARTVTGLDPEAHSPIWLERRLQKAGMRPVSLAVDITNYVMLELGQPLHAYDRSRINGTIGVRRAQPGEKLTTLDGTQRVLDAEDLVITDESGPIGLAGVMGGANTEIADATADAETGQVAGTTEVVIEAAHFAPVSVARTARRHKLSSEASRRFERGVDPEATSAAAQRTVDLLVLLAGGTAEVGVTEIIAPSAPHTITLPADHPDKVAGVSYGRETVVRRLQQIGCDVYGADDLTVTVPSWRPDLTDPNDLAEEVIRLEGYENLPSTLPRPPAGRGLTERQRLHRRVGRALAGAGYVEALNYPFIGEEALDQFGLAADDPRRDLVRLVNPLSDAEPALRTTLLPGLLGALRRNAGRGEHDLALFETGLVFRATGHEPAAATLPVDRRPTDEEIAGLNAALPHQPRRVAVVLAGDREQAGWWGKGTPVSWADAVEAGRIVAREAGAELIVRQDQQDPWHPGRCAALLAVVDGEEILVGNAGELHPRVTKALGLAERTCAMEIELDRLEQAGTGGVEAPHVSTFPVATQDVALTVDASVAAADVETALREGAGELLESLRLFDVFTGEQLGEGRKSLAYALRFRAPDRTLTAEEIATSRDAAVSAAANRTGATLRGA
- a CDS encoding ATPase, translating into MSDANAGQPPAPDFDRMTRDIADVPAVEVITTVAVHLMSAAAVNLGLAEEGPQHKDLDEARKLINALAGLVTASATEISSFHAAPLRDGLKSLQLAFREASVVPDEPGQGPGEKFTGPVFG
- a CDS encoding histidine kinase, with product MDVRTSGARAADAHAPGAGPPGTGPLGGGRDLSSTGAGPGLPGGAPDGFAPHPDDLPDGLVVADETGLVTCFNAAAARITATDPADAIGRRLEVALPLEDLDGRRWWALTDPYGGLAIRAGQPERNLLLPGGREVLVSARYVRERPTGPVRRVVVCLRGTEARRRTERSHAELIATVAHELRSPLTSVKGFTATLLAKWERFTDDQKRLMLETVDADANRVTRLIAELLDISRIDSGRLEVRRQPVDLAAAVRRHVQALTAAGHTAERFLIRARGPLPRLWADPDKIDQVLGNLLENAVRHGEGTVTIDIAPATPAKPVVEGPPVERTAVTVSDEGPGIPEESMSRVFTRFWRGSKRGGTGLGLYIVKGIVEAHGGTITVDRARGGGAEFRFILPVGTPAYLA
- a CDS encoding RNA methyltransferase, producing the protein MATPELTSLRSPRVTAARRLAKRSFRGKERRFIVEGPQAVREAIAHLVEVYATPEAAERHADILAAARAANLPVLTASDEVIAEMSDTVTPQGVVGLCRFLDSPFEEILRARPRLVAVLANVRDPGNAGTVLRCADAAGADAVVLTDASVDPYNPKAVRASVGSLFHLPVAVGVPVERAVSGLREAGARVLAADGAGERDLDSELDDGLLGAPTAWIFGNEAWGLPEATRALADEVVRVPIHGRAESLNLATAAAVCLYASARAQRAPAGCRSVTST
- a CDS encoding phenylalanyl-tRNA synthetase subunit alpha — translated: MSAPNKSYDPVEVEALKPEEIARRRDEALAALAAAGDLEALREVKVAHTGDRSPLALANREIGALPPHAKADAGKRVGQARGQVNQALKARQEELEAERDARVLVEEAVDVTLPYDRTPAGARHPITTLSERIEDVFVAMGYEVAEGPEVEAEWFNFDALNFPPDHPAREMQDTFFVRGAKDGESSGVVLRTHTSPVQIRSMIDREPPIYVICPGRTFRTDELDATHTPVFNQVELLAIDEGLTMADLKGTLDHMVRALFGEGMTTRLRPNFFPFTEPSAEMDMLCYVCRGESVGNPDRPCRTCSSEGWIELGGCGMVNPRVLIACGVDPDKYSGFAFGFGIERMLMFRHNVEDMRDMVEGDVRFTRPFGMEI
- a CDS encoding 50S ribosomal protein L20 — protein: MARVKRAVNAHKKRRAILEQASGYRGQRSRLYRKAKEQVTHSLVYNYNDRKKRKGDFRQLWIQRINAAARANGMTYNRFIQGLKAANIEVDRKILADLAVNDAGAFAALVEAAQKALPSDVNAPKAA